The DNA window CAGACGTTGTTGTCACCAATCGGCAGGTTCTCAAGGCGTTTGCCGAAGAGCGTGGCATGGTCGTGGATGACGCGGCCGCGGCGGTGCTGGCGCAAGAGTTGAGGCCCGCAGGCGACCGGGTTTGCGTCACCCTTGGCGCCGATGGTGTGCTCGCCCGCGATGGCAATCGTCTCCTGCGCGTTTCTGCCATGCCGGTGACGCCCCAAAATACAACCGGCGCCGGCGATCGATTTCTGGCCGGGCTCGCCCGGGCGCTAACCGCCGGCATCCCGTTCGACCGATCCCTTGCGCATGGCGTCGCCGCGGCCGGACTTTATCTCTCCGGTTCCGGGGAGAACTGGGCCGACGTGGAGCGAGCCTCTGCCACCGTGAACGTCCGCAATCTTCTGGCTGGAGTCCTGTCTTGAAAGCTTCCCCTGAAGCCGTCCGTCGGGTGTTCGCCGCCGCCTGTCTCGGCGACGCCCTGGGTGCCGCCACGGAGGCCATGCACCCCGATGAGATCATTTCCGTCTTCGGCGGTCGAGTCGATCGTCTCATGCCACCGCCTCCGAAGGCACCGTTCGCGGCAGGGTTGACACCAGGCCGCCTCACCGACGACGCCACGCAAATGCTGGCGATGGCGAGGCGCATCATCGCCACGGGGGGACAGCCGACCGTCGATGACGCCGTCGCCGGCATGCTCGACTGGGCAGGCGACGGAGACGTCTTCACCCGGTTCGCCGGACCGACCACGCGCATCGCCGTCGAGCAGTTGAAAGCCGGAATGGATCCAGCCCGGGTCGCCAGCCCACCGGTCTATTCCTGCATGTTCGGCACCTCCAACGGAGGCGCGATGCGCGCGCCGGCCGCTGGCTGCGCGAAGTCCGGCCGTCCCGAGGAGGCCGCGAAACTGGCGGCTATTCTGTCAGCACCAACCCACAATACTCAGATTGCTTTCGGAGGCGCTGGCGCCGTCGCCGGAGCCATCGCGGCCGGGCTGGGTGGAGCTAAATTTGGCGACCTTGAACAAGCCGCCATAGCGGGCGCTGTCGCCGGAGAGAGAGGCTGTCGCCTGGGGTCGGGTTGTCGGGGGCGCCGGCGTGATTCGGCGCATTGCCATGGCAGTCGAGATCGGCAGCCATCATGCGGGTGACGTTCATGCCGCCGCTGCCGAGCTGAGGGATGTGGTCGGCAATGGCGTCGCCATGGCCGAAGCGGTGCCGCATGCTTTCGGGCTTGTTATCGCCGCCCAAGGCAGCGCCTGGCAGGCCATCCTCGGCGCCGTCAACGGCGGCAATGACAGCGACACGATCGCCATGATCGCTGGTGCCATCGCTGCCGCCTATGAGCCGGTCGACAGCTGGCCGCCCGGCATCCTCGATGAAATCGAGCGTCAGAATGGCCTGGACCTCACCGCCTTCGCCGCCGAATTCGTTGCCGCCATCGCATCGGAGCCCGTTTGAACATGCGCCGTTATTGGACAGATCTCACCACCCAGGACGCGGCGGCGCTGCCTGCCGATACCGTTGCCATCCTGCCGGTCGCCGCCGTCGAACAGCACGGGCCACATCTGCCGGTCGGAACCGATGCTTTCATCAACCGAGGCATGATCAGCCGCTTTCTCGAACTTCTTCCCGACAACGTGCCGGCGGTCGTGCTGCCTGAACAGACGGTGGGCGCCTCGGCCGAACATCTCGATTTCGCCGGCAGCCTTGCGCTTTCTCCGGCGCGGCTGATCGATAACTGGACGGATCTCATCGCCTGCGCCGCCCGCGCCGGTGTTCGCCGCTTCCTGATCTTCAACAGCCACGGCGGCCAGAGCGGCTTTCTGGCCCACGCCGCGCTCGACCTGCGTGTTCGGCTTGGCCTGTTCGTCGCTTATGCCGCGTGGTTCGACGCCGGCTATCCCGAGGGCATGTTTGCGCCCGGCGAAATCGCCTACGGCATGCATGGCGGCGCCATAGAGACCAGTCTGATGCTGCATCTGCGGCCCGACCTGGTCCGTCAGGACAAGATCGCCGACTTCCAGCCGATTACCAACGAACTAGAGGCAACGGCCCGCCAATTCTCGGCCAATCCGGGTAATGGTCGAATGGGCGGATTTGGATGGAAGGCTCAAGACCTCCAGCGCTCCGGCGTCACCGGCAACGCGACCGCCGCCACGGCGGAAAATGGGCGCGTTCTGCTCGACCATGTCGCGACACGACTCGTGGAACTGGTCAGTGATCTCGGCAAGGCCGACGATTTCGTGACGCGCTATACCACCAGCTAGTCGAGCCCAGGAAGCCGTCCGCTCGGAGCGATCGGCCTCCAGCAAGAGCCCGGATCGTCTTGTCCGTGAAGTCGACCGCCTGCCGGTCGATTTCTCGCATATGGACAGCGATCCCGATTTCTGAAGCAAAAACGCTACCGCGGGTAATCGGTCCGGCATTGGCGAAGAATGGCCACACCAAACGTGGCCTGATGGATCAAGCCGTCGACCGAGGCACCACCACGCTTGAGCGACGATGCGGTCGCTTCACCCCTCCTGCCAAAATCAACAAAAGATTGCCGCGTCGGCCACGTCCGGCAGAACCGGCTCCGCGGACTATTTTGCGGCGCCCCATCAGAGTGCGACCGTCTATCGGGATGCTCTCGGGGCGCCTTTCCTCCGTTCTGCCCGTTTCAAATCCAACCGATGCCTATTTGCCCGCCACGACCGGATTCAAATCGATCATTATATGATCAAATTTCTGATTGACATTGATCGTTATGTGGATCGTAATCCAGCTTACGATCACAAAGGATCAGACCATGAAGGACGACCGTCTGTCGGCCATCCGCCATTACCTGTTCGAAAAGACGTCCGCCTCGATCCATGAGATCGCCGAGGCGGTCAGTGCTTCGCTCCCGACCGTCAGGCGCGACCTGCTGACTCTCGAGACGGAGGGGGCCATCCACCGAACCCATGGTGGCGCCCGCATCGCCGATTCGGCCGGTATCGAGGCCGCCTTCGAGGTGCGAGAGCAAACCTGCATCGCCGCCAAGCGGGCCATCGGCCTTGCCGCCTATGACGACCTCAGTCCGGACATGTCGGTGTTCCTCGACGCCGGCACCACGGTGTTGCAGGTCGCCCGCCGCATCCGCATGAATCCTCTGCCGCTGTCGGTGTTCACCAACTGTTTGGCGGTAGCGCAGGTGCTGACCGACATCCGCGACGTTCAGGTGACGCTGCTCGGCGGTCGCCTTCGCTCGCGCAACGCCTCGGTGCTCGGGGCTCTGGCCGAGAGCATGTTGGAGCGACTGTGGTTCGACCAGCTGTTCCTTGGCGCCAGCACGGTGGGCGACGATGGCTGTACCTACACGATGGATGAAGACGAGGCGCGCCTCAACGAGAAGATGATCACCAGGGCGGCGCGCACCACCGTCCTCGCCGACGCCAGCAAGTTCGGGCCACGCGCCACCTACCAGGTGACACGGCTCGACGAGCGGCTCGATCTGATTACCGACGATAGCCTCACCGCCCCCTGGCTGGACAAGCTAGCCCAGGCCGGTTGCCAAACGCGGGTGGTCAGCCTTGAGATCGATGACACCGCCGAACAGGGCGA is part of the Pleomorphomonas sp. PLEO genome and encodes:
- a CDS encoding ADP-ribosylglycohydrolase family protein, whose protein sequence is MAVEIGSHHAGDVHAAAAELRDVVGNGVAMAEAVPHAFGLVIAAQGSAWQAILGAVNGGNDSDTIAMIAGAIAAAYEPVDSWPPGILDEIERQNGLDLTAFAAEFVAAIASEPV
- a CDS encoding ADP-ribosylglycohydrolase family protein; protein product: MKASPEAVRRVFAAACLGDALGAATEAMHPDEIISVFGGRVDRLMPPPPKAPFAAGLTPGRLTDDATQMLAMARRIIATGGQPTVDDAVAGMLDWAGDGDVFTRFAGPTTRIAVEQLKAGMDPARVASPPVYSCMFGTSNGGAMRAPAAGCAKSGRPEEAAKLAAILSAPTHNTQIAFGGAGAVAGAIAAGLGGAKFGDLEQAAIAGAVAGERGCRLGSGCRGRRRDSAHCHGSRDRQPSCG
- a CDS encoding DeoR/GlpR family DNA-binding transcription regulator, translating into MKDDRLSAIRHYLFEKTSASIHEIAEAVSASLPTVRRDLLTLETEGAIHRTHGGARIADSAGIEAAFEVREQTCIAAKRAIGLAAYDDLSPDMSVFLDAGTTVLQVARRIRMNPLPLSVFTNCLAVAQVLTDIRDVQVTLLGGRLRSRNASVLGALAESMLERLWFDQLFLGASTVGDDGCTYTMDEDEARLNEKMITRAARTTVLADASKFGPRATYQVTRLDERLDLITDDSLTAPWLDKLAQAGCQTRVVSLEIDDTAEQGEDAA
- a CDS encoding creatininase family protein; protein product: MRRYWTDLTTQDAAALPADTVAILPVAAVEQHGPHLPVGTDAFINRGMISRFLELLPDNVPAVVLPEQTVGASAEHLDFAGSLALSPARLIDNWTDLIACAARAGVRRFLIFNSHGGQSGFLAHAALDLRVRLGLFVAYAAWFDAGYPEGMFAPGEIAYGMHGGAIETSLMLHLRPDLVRQDKIADFQPITNELEATARQFSANPGNGRMGGFGWKAQDLQRSGVTGNATAATAENGRVLLDHVATRLVELVSDLGKADDFVTRYTTS